One stretch of Excalfactoria chinensis isolate bCotChi1 chromosome 2, bCotChi1.hap2, whole genome shotgun sequence DNA includes these proteins:
- the ARL5B gene encoding ADP-ribosylation factor-like protein 5B, which yields MGLIFAKLWSLFGNQEHKVIIVGLDNAGKTTILYQFLMNEVVHTSPTIGSNVEEIVVKNTHFLMWDIGGQESLRSSWNTYYSNTEFIILVVDSIDRERLSITKEELYRMLAHEDLRKAAVLIFANKQDMKGCMTAAEISAYLTLSSIKDHPWHIQSCCALTGEGLCQGLEWMTSRIGVR from the exons AGCATAAAGTAATCATAGTGGGACTTGATAATGCTGGAAAGACGACCATTCTTTACCAGTT cttaaTGAACGAAGTTGTTCATACTTCTCCAACCATAGGAAGCAATGTAGAAGAAATAGTGGTGAAAAACACCCATTTCTTAATGTGGGATATTGGAGGACAAGAATCATTGCGGTCGTCGTGGAATACCTATTATTCAAACACAGAG ttcATCATTCTCGTTGTTGACAGCATTGACAGAGAGCGACTTTCTATTACAAAGGAAGAACTTTATAGAATGCTGGCTCATGAG GATTTACGGAAGGCTGCAGTTCTCATCTTTGCAAACAAGCAGGACATGAAAGGTTGCATGACAGCTGCTGAGATATCTGCATACCTCACCCTTAGCTCCATAAAGGATCATCCATGGCATATTCAGTCTTGTTGTGCTTTGACAGGAGAAGG gTTATGCCAAGGCTTGGAATGGATGACCTCCCGTATTGGAGTGAgatag